One window of the Actinomyces wuliandei genome contains the following:
- a CDS encoding HAD-IA family hydrolase, translating to MTLAIWTDFRGVLTVPLSEGFARYCQDKPFTPRQLGTCLAALASRHGCPDGMAVLDSGVLTEREWLDEISGLLSQQFGITGSVSGMADEWWSDRRLNHQWLRFLEERRQAGDFVAVMSNLPPEWQGRFEEFLPWHDLFDAVVVSCEVGARKPEPGIFREAERVSSLPAGSSVLVDDITANVQGARDAGWNAVVGGGDATDDSIAYIEELASLHSGLQEGQHS from the coding sequence ATGACTCTCGCCATATGGACGGACTTCCGGGGTGTGCTCACCGTCCCACTGTCTGAGGGGTTCGCACGCTACTGCCAGGACAAGCCCTTCACGCCCCGGCAGCTGGGTACCTGCCTCGCGGCTCTGGCCAGCAGGCACGGGTGTCCGGACGGGATGGCCGTCCTGGACTCAGGCGTGCTGACCGAGCGCGAGTGGCTCGACGAGATCTCCGGCCTGCTGTCACAGCAGTTCGGTATTACCGGCAGCGTCTCCGGGATGGCCGACGAGTGGTGGTCCGACAGGAGGCTCAACCACCAGTGGCTGCGCTTTCTTGAGGAACGCAGGCAGGCCGGGGACTTCGTCGCTGTCATGTCCAACCTCCCGCCCGAGTGGCAGGGCCGCTTCGAGGAGTTCCTGCCCTGGCACGACCTGTTTGACGCGGTCGTCGTGTCATGCGAGGTGGGCGCCAGGAAGCCCGAGCCCGGCATCTTCAGGGAGGCGGAGCGTGTCAGCAGCCTTCCGGCAGGCAGCAGCGTGCTCGTCGACGACATCACCGCCAACGTCCAGGGAGCCAGGGACGCTGGCTGGAACGCCGTCGTCGGCGGAGGCGACGCCACCGACGACAGCATCGCGTACATAGAAGAACTCGCCAGCCTGCACAGCGGGCTGCAGGAAGGACAGCACTCATGA
- a CDS encoding SDR family NAD(P)-dependent oxidoreductase, with protein sequence MTEESAGPARSAFVTGASRGLGAAIARDLAAQGYRVVGTARNPAEDVVDGVSFVACDVTDPGSIRSAVAQARDLVGTIDIVVTSAGVMHDGPLVSLPQEAVDDVITTNLLGSVNVARETLGDMMMNQWGRLVFVGSVVAMWGSPGQVNYGASKGGLVGAARSLAWELGRFGVTVNVILPGLIDTGMAANVSAKRHKELMAGTPMRRPGRPEEVTSLVSYLVSEGAGYITGASIPVSGGAGMGL encoded by the coding sequence ATGACGGAAGAGTCAGCAGGGCCCGCGCGGTCCGCGTTCGTCACTGGCGCCAGCCGAGGGCTCGGTGCCGCCATCGCCAGGGACCTGGCCGCTCAGGGGTACCGTGTGGTCGGCACGGCACGAAACCCTGCCGAGGACGTCGTTGACGGCGTCTCGTTCGTGGCCTGCGACGTCACGGACCCCGGCTCCATCCGCAGCGCGGTCGCCCAGGCCCGTGACCTCGTGGGGACGATAGACATCGTGGTGACCAGTGCGGGAGTCATGCACGACGGCCCGCTCGTCTCCCTCCCCCAGGAGGCCGTGGACGACGTCATCACCACCAACCTGCTCGGCTCAGTCAACGTGGCCCGCGAGACCCTGGGCGACATGATGATGAACCAGTGGGGGCGCCTGGTGTTCGTGGGCTCCGTGGTCGCCATGTGGGGGTCCCCCGGGCAGGTCAACTACGGCGCCTCAAAGGGCGGGCTGGTGGGGGCCGCGAGGTCGCTGGCCTGGGAGCTGGGGAGGTTCGGGGTCACTGTCAACGTCATCCTGCCCGGCCTGATCGACACGGGCATGGCGGCCAACGTCTCCGCCAAGCGCCACAAGGAGCTGATGGCGGGCACGCCGATGCGCCGCCCCGGCAGACCGGAGGAGGTGACCTCCCTGGTGTCCTACCTGGTCTCAGAGGGGGCGGGGTACATCACGGGCGCGTCGATTCCTGTCAGCGGCGGCGCCGGGATGGGGCTGTGA